Proteins from a genomic interval of Mesobacillus sp. S13:
- a CDS encoding patatin-like phospholipase family protein: MYIDGVFSGGGIKGLALVGACAAIEERGFRFKRVAGTSAGSLIAGLLAAGYTSTEMAGILDDLDLKKFLDSRKTFFPSALTKWLFVYWRLGLYKGDELECWIDEKLAARGLRTFGDLAPDALRIIASDLTNGRLLILPDDLPKYGVDPRTFPVARAIRMSCSLPFFFEPVKLRDRVGTNIVVDGGVLSNFPMWLFDKDNVKKVRPVLGVKLSQNLIQQPTNNIKNALQMFEALFETMKDAHDSRYISRKHEKNIIFVPTEGNLTTEFQLSDEKKQELIDLGKTSAEKFFKSWCY; this comes from the coding sequence ATGTATATTGACGGCGTTTTTTCCGGCGGAGGAATCAAAGGATTGGCATTGGTTGGTGCCTGTGCCGCAATTGAAGAGCGAGGGTTCCGTTTTAAAAGGGTCGCAGGGACAAGTGCGGGTTCCTTGATTGCTGGCCTGCTTGCAGCTGGATATACGAGTACTGAGATGGCAGGCATCTTGGATGATCTTGACTTGAAAAAATTTCTCGACTCAAGGAAAACGTTCTTCCCATCGGCCTTGACAAAATGGCTTTTTGTATACTGGCGTCTGGGACTATATAAAGGCGATGAGTTGGAGTGCTGGATAGATGAAAAGCTTGCAGCCAGGGGTCTGCGCACTTTTGGTGACCTTGCCCCGGATGCATTAAGGATTATCGCGTCAGACCTCACAAACGGAAGGCTGCTGATTCTTCCAGATGATCTTCCGAAGTATGGTGTTGATCCACGGACTTTCCCGGTGGCAAGAGCAATCAGGATGAGCTGCAGTCTCCCATTCTTTTTCGAGCCAGTGAAACTGCGTGACCGGGTCGGAACCAATATAGTAGTGGATGGGGGAGTTTTAAGCAATTTCCCGATGTGGTTATTTGATAAGGATAATGTGAAAAAAGTCCGGCCAGTATTGGGAGTCAAGCTCAGCCAGAATTTAATCCAGCAGCCAACAAACAACATTAAGAATGCCCTGCAGATGTTTGAAGCTTTGTTTGAAACGATGAAGGATGCCCATGATTCCCGATACATCTCGAGGAAACATGAAAAAAATATCATTTTCGTTCCGACGGAAGGGAACTTGACTACTGAATTCCAGCTTTCAGATGAAAAGAAACAGGAATTGATCGATTTGGGAAAGACGAGTGCGGAGAAGTTTTTTAAATCCTGGTGTTATTAA
- the spoIIIAE gene encoding stage III sporulation protein AE, giving the protein MKQRLQFILGIILIQLFFFLPGVQAAGDEETANTLINPDKIAGAQLEDLNIDELKGFWEDIINKYDGYLPESQKGSLYDFISGEKKFSLKEWFKGILNFAFHEFIVNGKLLGSLILLTVFSMFLQALQNSFEKSTISKVAYSIVFMVLIIIALNSFHVVVDYTNDAIGTMIQFILALIPLLLALMATSGGLISAAFFHPVILFMMNTSGMFIQYVVLPLLFLSTLLSIVSILSEQYKVTQLASMLRNWSVGLLGILLTVFLGVISVQGASSAVTDGVTVKTAKFITGNFVPVIGRVFTDATDTVISASMLLKNTVGIAGVGILLIIAAFPAVKILMVAFIYKFAAAILQPLGGGPVITCLDIISKSIIYVFAALGIVSLMFFLTITVIIAAGNLTMMVR; this is encoded by the coding sequence TTGAAGCAGCGTTTGCAGTTCATACTTGGCATTATATTGATCCAGTTGTTTTTTTTCCTTCCGGGTGTACAAGCTGCTGGTGACGAAGAAACAGCCAACACATTGATCAATCCAGATAAAATCGCCGGTGCCCAGCTTGAGGATTTGAATATCGATGAACTTAAAGGATTCTGGGAGGATATTATCAACAAATACGATGGATATTTACCAGAAAGCCAGAAAGGCAGTCTATATGATTTTATCAGCGGTGAAAAAAAGTTTTCGCTGAAAGAATGGTTCAAAGGAATTCTGAATTTCGCTTTCCATGAGTTTATCGTCAATGGAAAATTATTGGGTTCCCTAATCTTGCTAACTGTTTTCAGCATGTTCCTTCAGGCCTTGCAGAATTCTTTTGAAAAAAGCACCATCAGCAAGGTTGCTTATTCGATTGTGTTTATGGTGCTGATCATCATAGCACTCAATAGCTTTCATGTTGTGGTTGATTATACAAATGATGCGATAGGCACGATGATTCAATTCATCCTGGCGTTGATCCCGCTGCTCCTGGCACTGATGGCTACATCAGGAGGGCTGATTTCCGCAGCTTTCTTTCATCCAGTCATCCTTTTCATGATGAACACAAGCGGCATGTTCATTCAATATGTAGTGCTGCCGCTATTATTCCTATCAACACTGTTAAGTATCGTCAGCATATTGTCAGAGCAATACAAGGTTACACAGCTGGCCAGCATGCTTCGTAATTGGAGTGTAGGACTTCTGGGGATTTTACTGACAGTGTTCCTTGGGGTCATTTCTGTTCAGGGAGCATCTTCAGCGGTAACGGATGGAGTCACGGTCAAGACGGCAAAATTCATCACTGGCAATTTTGTCCCGGTAATCGGCCGTGTATTCACGGATGCGACGGATACGGTCATCAGTGCATCGATGCTGCTTAAGAACACAGTCGGTATCGCAGGTGTAGGGATTCTGTTGATCATTGCCGCGTTTCCAGCAGTAAAGATCCTTATGGTTGCATTTATTTATAAATTTGCTGCTGCCATCCTGCAGCCTTTAGGTGGCGGACCGGTCATTACTTGTCTGGACATCATCAGCAAAAGCATCATATATGTTTTTGCAGCCCTGGGGATTGTTTCCCTGATGTTTTTCCTGACAATCACAGTGATTATTGCCGCTGGAAATCTTACGATGATGGTGAGGTAA
- a CDS encoding DUF5326 family protein, with amino-acid sequence MKNRASTYIVSGLIVLAIFGFAFTLLTDPLSILTMLATIALVGALIYFLVTRLTSSSSGRQQQRAFQKAAKRSKKRFQTKDANVSSKRSKIRSLASARNKKKDASHLTVIDGKKSRKKNRASF; translated from the coding sequence TTGAAGAATCGTGCTTCTACGTATATTGTTTCAGGACTGATCGTTCTTGCAATCTTTGGTTTCGCCTTTACATTATTGACCGATCCCCTAAGTATCCTTACCATGCTTGCAACAATCGCCCTGGTTGGTGCGTTAATTTATTTCCTCGTCACCCGCTTGACAAGTTCAAGCTCGGGACGTCAGCAGCAACGTGCGTTCCAAAAAGCAGCAAAGCGGTCTAAAAAGCGGTTCCAGACTAAAGACGCTAACGTCTCTTCTAAACGTTCAAAAATAAGGTCGCTCGCATCCGCTCGCAACAAAAAGAAGGATGCGTCGCATTTAACGGTCATAGACGGTAAAAAGAGCAGAAAAAAAAATCGGGCTTCGTTTTAA
- a CDS encoding HNH endonuclease, whose translation MIKQCLNCGNDIIVKPSHFDRKKYCSRSCKTQYQLKNPPAFWKEFSRKTRVYCNNCGKELLRKPSDIHKSTFCDRECKTSFQIKNGHKINQHLKKQVSLICPICEKTFNVPKNRENSAKYCSKSCLGKANGIRGKKDYRRRVKTNCANCGQEIEKKPSEITTFNFCSVICMGRFYAESKMFAGENSGTWLGGEKNYYGPNWLSQRRKARKRDHYTCQDCGITEEQYGHELSVHHIRLFRDFNGDWKQANQLSNLVTLCEYPCHRKRHSKNHVVDDIV comes from the coding sequence ATGATAAAGCAGTGTTTAAATTGTGGGAATGACATTATTGTTAAGCCTAGTCATTTTGACCGAAAAAAGTATTGTTCTCGTTCATGTAAAACCCAATACCAACTAAAAAATCCACCTGCATTTTGGAAAGAATTCTCACGTAAAACAAGGGTTTATTGCAATAACTGTGGGAAGGAATTGCTCAGAAAACCAAGTGATATACACAAGAGTACTTTTTGTGATCGTGAGTGTAAAACATCTTTCCAAATCAAAAATGGACATAAGATTAACCAGCATTTAAAAAAACAGGTGAGTCTTATCTGTCCGATTTGCGAAAAAACATTTAATGTACCAAAGAATCGGGAAAATTCAGCTAAATATTGTTCCAAAAGCTGTTTAGGTAAAGCCAATGGAATTAGAGGTAAGAAGGATTATCGACGAAGGGTTAAAACAAATTGTGCTAATTGTGGACAAGAAATCGAGAAAAAACCTTCGGAAATTACTACCTTTAATTTTTGTTCGGTAATATGTATGGGACGATTTTATGCTGAAAGTAAGATGTTTGCAGGTGAAAATAGTGGAACCTGGTTGGGTGGAGAGAAAAATTATTATGGTCCGAACTGGTTAAGTCAACGAAGAAAAGCTAGAAAACGAGATCATTATACTTGTCAAGATTGTGGCATTACAGAAGAACAATACGGTCATGAACTATCTGTTCATCATATAAGGCTTTTCCGCGATTTTAATGGGGACTGGAAACAAGCGAACCAATTATCTAATTTGGTTACACTCTGTGAATATCCATGTCACCGAAAAAGACACTCTAAAAATCATGTGGTTGATGATATAGTCTGA
- the spoIIIAC gene encoding stage III sporulation protein AC, which yields MGLEVDIIFKIAGVGIVVAFLHTILDQVGKKEYAQWVTLFGFIYILFMVASIVDDLFQKIKSVFLFQG from the coding sequence ATGGGTCTTGAAGTGGATATTATTTTTAAAATCGCAGGGGTAGGCATCGTCGTGGCATTTTTGCACACTATACTCGATCAGGTGGGAAAGAAGGAATATGCACAGTGGGTAACCTTATTTGGGTTCATTTACATCCTTTTCATGGTCGCCTCTATTGTCGACGACCTCTTTCAAAAAATTAAATCAGTATTCCTATTTCAAGGGTAG
- a CDS encoding YqhR family membrane protein has translation MAENNENLEQNQREKPMSFIAMSIVTGLFGGIFWSSLAYLAYIFNFTEIRPNVILEPWALGAWKEQWLGTVISIVVIGLFSIGAAMVYYALMRKLKSIWAGAAFGLALFFLVFYVLNPLFPGIKPFWDLSKDTLVTSICFYVLYGVFVGYSISYEENENRNLEKNQHEVNS, from the coding sequence ATGGCAGAAAATAATGAAAACCTTGAACAAAATCAAAGGGAAAAACCAATGTCTTTCATCGCGATGAGCATAGTTACCGGTTTATTTGGAGGGATTTTTTGGAGTTCACTTGCCTATTTAGCTTATATCTTCAACTTTACAGAAATTCGTCCCAATGTCATTCTTGAGCCTTGGGCATTAGGGGCCTGGAAGGAACAGTGGCTGGGTACAGTCATATCCATTGTTGTGATTGGACTTTTTTCAATTGGTGCGGCCATGGTGTATTATGCCTTGATGAGGAAGCTTAAATCAATTTGGGCTGGTGCAGCATTTGGGTTGGCCTTGTTTTTCCTTGTATTCTACGTGCTGAATCCTCTCTTTCCCGGGATCAAACCGTTTTGGGACCTATCAAAAGATACATTGGTCACATCGATTTGCTTTTATGTCCTATATGGTGTGTTTGTTGGTTACTCCATATCATATGAGGAAAATGAAAATCGTAACCTGGAGAAAAATCAGCACGAAGTTAACTCTTAA
- the spoIIIAB gene encoding stage III sporulation protein SpoIIIAB produces the protein MIKIIGAILIILATTWTGFEASRHLSERPRQLRLLKSALQSLEAEIMYGHTPLHDASRKLAAQMSKPLSWFFESFSKKLTESDTTVKAAWEDSLKEVWKMTAFKQGEFEIMKQFGETLGRHDRHSQQKQILLTISHLEREEADACEKQMKYEKMVKSIGFLSGLLLIILLM, from the coding sequence ATGATCAAAATAATTGGTGCGATATTGATTATCCTGGCAACGACTTGGACAGGTTTCGAGGCTTCCAGACACCTTAGCGAGCGTCCAAGGCAGCTTCGGCTTCTGAAGTCAGCCCTGCAATCCTTGGAGGCTGAAATCATGTACGGCCATACACCGCTCCATGATGCCTCAAGAAAGCTGGCTGCACAGATGTCCAAGCCTTTATCCTGGTTCTTTGAATCTTTTTCCAAAAAGCTGACAGAATCTGATACGACGGTAAAAGCCGCGTGGGAAGACAGCCTAAAAGAGGTCTGGAAAATGACCGCATTTAAACAGGGAGAGTTCGAGATCATGAAACAATTTGGTGAGACGCTCGGCAGGCATGACCGTCATTCTCAGCAAAAACAGATACTGCTGACAATCTCCCATCTGGAAAGAGAAGAAGCGGATGCCTGCGAAAAACAAATGAAATACGAAAAAATGGTGAAAAGTATCGGCTTTTTATCAGGCTTATTATTAATCATCTTACTGATGTAG
- the aroQ gene encoding type II 3-dehydroquinate dehydratase codes for MKKILLLNGPNLNRLGKREPGIYGVKTLKDLEDKIIRLGEERKVEVTCFQSNHEGELIDKLHEAEDTGMDGIIFNPGAFTHYSYAIRDAIAGIDCPVIEVHISNVYQREEFRHKSVIAPVSVGQIAGLGVLGYELALEAFVRETEGEE; via the coding sequence ATGAAAAAAATACTTTTGCTAAACGGCCCAAATTTGAACCGCTTGGGAAAAAGGGAGCCGGGGATATACGGTGTCAAGACACTGAAGGATTTAGAAGATAAGATCATCCGTCTTGGAGAGGAAAGAAAGGTTGAGGTTACTTGCTTTCAGTCGAACCATGAAGGAGAACTGATTGACAAACTCCATGAAGCAGAAGACACTGGTATGGACGGCATTATTTTTAACCCAGGAGCTTTCACGCATTATAGCTATGCCATCAGGGATGCAATTGCAGGAATTGATTGTCCCGTTATCGAAGTACATATTTCCAATGTTTATCAAAGAGAGGAATTCAGGCACAAGTCAGTGATTGCTCCAGTATCTGTTGGTCAAATTGCCGGTCTGGGCGTTCTTGGCTATGAATTGGCGCTTGAAGCATTTGTAAGGGAAACAGAAGGGGAGGAATAG
- a CDS encoding SIMPL domain-containing protein yields MVNSLNTGYRGNVAGNGRKITVSGEGSVFAAPNRATATVGVRTENQNLQSAQAENAEKSNAMLASLRNLGIAKEDMKTADFRIDPIYTYEDGKQLFQGYRVTHLYSITIRDLAKAGLIIDTAVENGANEIMNIQFSVAEPQELYNRALSMAVVDSFNKAQTVARTLGIQTPISPLSITEETQKGSPGPFLVASLSTSKESGTPIEPGRLEIKATVTGTYISQ; encoded by the coding sequence ATGGTTAATAGTTTGAATACTGGCTACCGTGGCAATGTTGCTGGAAATGGGAGAAAAATTACCGTTAGTGGGGAAGGCTCGGTATTCGCAGCGCCAAACCGTGCAACCGCAACGGTTGGCGTTCGTACCGAAAATCAAAATCTGCAAAGTGCACAGGCCGAAAATGCTGAAAAATCTAATGCCATGTTAGCATCCTTACGCAATCTCGGGATTGCAAAGGAGGATATGAAAACAGCAGATTTTCGTATTGATCCGATCTATACCTATGAAGACGGAAAACAATTATTCCAAGGATATCGAGTTACACATTTATACAGTATCACGATCAGGGATCTCGCAAAGGCTGGCCTGATTATTGACACAGCCGTTGAAAATGGTGCCAACGAGATCATGAACATTCAATTCTCAGTTGCTGAGCCGCAGGAGTTATACAATAGGGCTCTTTCAATGGCAGTGGTGGACTCCTTCAACAAAGCCCAAACAGTAGCACGGACTTTGGGAATCCAAACTCCAATTTCCCCACTTTCGATTACCGAGGAAACTCAGAAAGGTTCGCCAGGTCCATTCCTGGTAGCATCACTCAGTACAAGCAAAGAAAGCGGAACTCCTATTGAGCCGGGAAGATTGGAAATCAAAGCAACTGTGACAGGAACGTATATAAGTCAATAG
- a CDS encoding rhodanese-like domain-containing protein, with amino-acid sequence MKKIFAAFMFILLITGCSGGSYTDVTVDEAKELIDSGEVQVLDVRTPDEFAAGHIPGAKLVPLQVIESMLSELDQDQKYLVVCRSGNRSTQASGILVENGFKNIYNMTGGMNEWKYEIEK; translated from the coding sequence ATGAAAAAAATATTCGCGGCATTTATGTTTATCTTGTTGATTACCGGCTGTTCCGGCGGTTCCTATACAGATGTTACAGTCGACGAAGCAAAAGAACTGATTGACAGTGGAGAAGTTCAGGTTTTGGATGTGCGCACTCCTGATGAATTCGCTGCTGGACATATTCCGGGCGCTAAATTGGTCCCCTTGCAGGTCATCGAAAGCATGCTTTCCGAGCTTGATCAAGACCAAAAATACTTAGTAGTCTGCCGCAGCGGCAACCGCTCGACCCAGGCAAGCGGAATCCTCGTAGAAAACGGCTTCAAGAACATTTACAATATGACCGGTGGAATGAATGAGTGGAAATATGAAATAGAGAAATAA
- the pepQ gene encoding Xaa-Pro dipeptidase: MEKIQKLRESFHRLGIDGMLVTSDFNRRYMTGFTGSAGMVLISAEKALFITDFRYTEQAAKQCEGYEVVLHKGLIQDEVAEQAKKLGIKKLGFEENHVTYSAYKTFDKAVEAELVPVSGEIEKLRLIKTDSEIKILKEAAAIADAAFTHILEFIRPGRTELEVSNELEFFMRKQGATSSSFDIIVASGYRSALPHGVASDKVIETGDFVTLDYGAYYNGYVSDITRTLAVGSPSDKLKEIYDIVLEAQLRGMAGIKPGMTGKEADALTRNFITEKGYGEYFGHSTGHGIGLEVHEGPGLSFRSDTVLETGMVVTVEPGIYIAGLGGVRIEDDTVITKDHNESLTHSTKELIIL; the protein is encoded by the coding sequence ATGGAAAAAATTCAAAAATTACGTGAGAGCTTTCATAGGCTCGGAATCGATGGAATGCTTGTCACTAGTGATTTCAACCGCAGATATATGACTGGGTTCACTGGTTCCGCAGGTATGGTGCTGATCAGCGCTGAAAAAGCACTATTCATCACGGATTTCAGGTATACTGAGCAGGCAGCAAAACAATGTGAAGGCTACGAAGTCGTCCTGCACAAAGGATTGATCCAGGATGAGGTTGCAGAGCAGGCCAAAAAGCTGGGGATCAAAAAGCTTGGCTTTGAAGAAAATCATGTTACATATTCTGCTTACAAAACCTTTGATAAGGCTGTGGAAGCTGAATTAGTGCCTGTATCAGGCGAAATCGAAAAGTTACGCTTGATTAAGACTGATTCAGAGATTAAGATATTAAAGGAAGCAGCAGCCATCGCAGATGCTGCGTTTACACATATACTTGAGTTTATCCGTCCGGGCAGGACAGAGCTGGAAGTATCAAATGAACTGGAATTCTTCATGAGAAAACAGGGAGCAACATCCTCTTCGTTCGATATCATTGTAGCTTCAGGCTACCGTTCCGCACTTCCGCACGGAGTAGCAAGTGACAAGGTAATTGAAACAGGGGACTTTGTAACCCTGGATTATGGTGCCTATTATAATGGGTATGTATCTGATATCACACGTACATTAGCCGTAGGAAGCCCTTCAGATAAGCTAAAGGAAATCTATGATATTGTACTTGAAGCTCAGTTGCGTGGAATGGCAGGCATCAAGCCGGGCATGACAGGCAAAGAAGCTGACGCACTAACTCGCAACTTTATCACTGAAAAAGGCTATGGAGAGTATTTTGGCCACTCTACAGGCCATGGAATCGGTCTCGAAGTACATGAAGGACCTGGTCTGTCTTTCAGATCTGATACAGTGCTTGAGACTGGTATGGTTGTGACTGTCGAGCCTGGAATCTATATTGCTGGTCTAGGCGGGGTAAGGATAGAGGATGATACTGTTATAACTAAAGACCATAATGAGTCACTGACACATTCAACTAAGGAACTCATCATACTATAG
- the spoIIIAA gene encoding stage III sporulation protein AA, whose protein sequence is MEDILSFLPKRIAELLDAVPPNDQDGMEEVRIRINRPLEITVRGKPQFLPYIIPPEDAVQLLNKLGHFSMYTLEEELKRGYITIAGGHRVGLAGKVILENGFVKAIRDISSFNFRIAREKIGIAEPLLPYIYENGWKHTMIIGPPQTGKTTLLRDIARMISSGVPSKKLPPLKAGIVDERSEIAGCVKGVPQLTFGPRVDILDSCPKAEGMMMMIRSMSPDVLVVDEIGRKEDGEAILEAVNAGIRLIMTTHGDSLEDIKKRPTLKPILEMGIFDRFVELGRISGPGTITAIREANGKEIRHKVRVT, encoded by the coding sequence ATGGAGGATATCTTATCTTTTTTGCCGAAACGAATTGCCGAATTGCTGGATGCAGTTCCTCCTAATGATCAAGATGGGATGGAAGAAGTGCGGATACGGATTAACAGGCCTCTTGAAATAACGGTAAGAGGAAAGCCTCAATTCCTGCCGTATATCATTCCGCCTGAGGATGCTGTCCAGCTGTTGAACAAGCTAGGGCATTTTTCTATGTATACATTGGAGGAAGAATTAAAGCGAGGCTATATCACTATTGCCGGAGGCCATCGTGTCGGACTGGCAGGCAAGGTAATTCTTGAAAATGGCTTTGTAAAAGCAATTCGGGATATATCATCCTTTAATTTCCGGATTGCGAGAGAAAAAATTGGGATTGCAGAGCCTTTGCTTCCCTATATTTACGAGAATGGCTGGAAGCATACGATGATCATCGGGCCGCCCCAGACAGGAAAAACAACGCTGCTCAGGGATATAGCGAGAATGATCTCAAGTGGAGTACCAAGTAAAAAATTGCCTCCTCTTAAGGCAGGCATTGTGGATGAAAGATCAGAAATAGCTGGATGCGTGAAGGGTGTCCCGCAGCTTACATTCGGACCTAGAGTAGATATCCTGGATTCCTGCCCAAAGGCCGAGGGGATGATGATGATGATTCGCTCGATGAGCCCGGATGTCCTGGTTGTTGATGAAATAGGGCGAAAGGAAGACGGAGAAGCGATTCTTGAAGCAGTAAACGCAGGGATCAGATTAATCATGACTACCCATGGAGATTCGCTCGAGGATATCAAAAAAAGGCCAACTTTGAAACCAATCCTTGAGATGGGGATTTTTGATCGATTTGTGGAGCTCGGAAGAATTTCTGGCCCGGGAACCATCACCGCAATCAGAGAAGCCAACGGCAAAGAAATTCGCCATAAAGTGAGAGTGACATAA
- the splB gene encoding spore photoproduct lyase, whose translation MKAFEPQLVYIEPRALDYPLGRELKEKFEKMGLEIRETTSHNQVRGIPGDNELQQYRNAKSTLVVGVRKTLKFDTSKPSAEYAIPLATGCMGHCHYCYLQTTLGSKPYIRTYVNLDEIFDQAQKYMDERKPEITRFEAACTSDIVGIDHLTHALKKTIEFFGESDYGQLRFVTKYHHVDHLLDAKHNGKTRFRFSVNARYVIKNFEPGTSSFDERLKAARKVAQAGYPLGFIVAPIYIHEGWREGYHELFKRLSHSLEGIDLTGLSFELIQHRFTKPAKNVIQKRYPKSKLEMDEEKRKYKWGRYGIGKYVYQKDEAKDLEETIRGYIHSFFPEAEIQYFT comes from the coding sequence ATGAAAGCTTTTGAACCACAGCTTGTTTATATTGAACCGAGGGCTTTAGACTACCCGCTAGGACGAGAACTGAAGGAAAAGTTCGAGAAAATGGGCCTGGAAATCAGGGAGACGACTTCCCATAACCAGGTCCGCGGCATTCCTGGTGACAATGAACTCCAGCAATACCGGAATGCGAAATCGACACTTGTTGTAGGCGTCAGGAAGACTCTGAAATTCGATACCTCAAAGCCGTCTGCCGAATATGCCATCCCGCTTGCTACAGGGTGCATGGGACATTGCCATTATTGCTACCTGCAGACAACACTTGGAAGCAAGCCTTATATCCGTACCTACGTGAATCTCGATGAAATTTTCGACCAGGCACAAAAATATATGGATGAAAGAAAGCCGGAAATCACCAGATTTGAAGCCGCCTGTACATCGGATATCGTCGGGATTGACCATTTGACCCACGCTTTAAAGAAAACAATCGAATTTTTCGGGGAGTCGGATTACGGACAATTAAGGTTTGTAACAAAGTATCATCATGTCGATCACCTGCTCGATGCAAAGCATAATGGTAAAACAAGATTCCGTTTCAGCGTCAATGCCCGTTACGTGATCAAAAACTTCGAACCTGGAACATCATCCTTCGATGAAAGACTGAAGGCTGCAAGAAAGGTGGCCCAAGCCGGATATCCGCTTGGCTTCATTGTTGCCCCAATTTATATCCATGAAGGCTGGAGGGAGGGCTATCATGAATTATTTAAGAGGCTGAGCCATTCCCTTGAAGGAATCGACCTTACTGGCTTAAGCTTCGAGCTTATCCAGCACCGTTTTACCAAACCCGCTAAAAATGTGATTCAAAAAAGATATCCCAAGTCCAAGCTAGAAATGGATGAAGAGAAGCGGAAATATAAATGGGGACGTTATGGCATCGGTAAGTACGTCTACCAGAAGGATGAAGCAAAGGATCTTGAAGAAACGATCCGGGGATATATCCATTCGTTCTTTCCGGAAGCTGAGATTCAATATTTCACATAA
- the efp gene encoding elongation factor P, with protein sequence MISVNDFRTGLTIEVDNGIWRVLDFQHVKPGKGAAFVRSKLRNLRTGAIQEKTFRAGEKVAKAQIENRKMQYLYASGDQHVFMDNESYEQIELPGSSIEYELKFLKENMEVHIMQFGHETLGVELPNSVELEVTETEPGIKGDTSSGGTKSATLETGLTVQVPFFINQGDRLIINTTDASYVSRA encoded by the coding sequence ATGATTTCAGTTAACGATTTCCGTACAGGTTTAACAATCGAAGTGGACAATGGCATTTGGCGAGTACTTGATTTCCAACACGTAAAGCCAGGAAAAGGAGCAGCTTTCGTTCGCTCAAAGCTTCGTAACCTTCGTACTGGAGCGATCCAGGAAAAAACATTCCGCGCTGGTGAGAAAGTAGCGAAAGCACAAATTGAGAACCGCAAAATGCAATACCTTTATGCGAGCGGTGACCAGCACGTATTCATGGATAATGAATCTTATGAGCAAATCGAATTGCCAGGTTCTTCTATTGAATATGAGTTGAAATTCCTTAAGGAAAACATGGAAGTACACATCATGCAATTCGGCCACGAAACTCTTGGTGTCGAACTTCCAAACTCTGTAGAACTTGAAGTAACAGAAACAGAACCTGGTATCAAAGGTGACACTTCTTCTGGCGGTACTAAGTCTGCAACATTGGAAACTGGCCTTACAGTCCAGGTTCCATTCTTCATCAACCAGGGCGACAGACTGATCATCAATACAACAGATGCATCTTATGTATCACGTGCATAA
- the spoIIIAD gene encoding stage III sporulation protein AD produces MEILQITGVALIATFLALIVKEQKPNFAFLLIVFTGSAIFLFLVDQIYQIISMIQKLAANAKVNLVYVETILKIIGIAYIAEFAAQITKDAGQGAIASKIELGGKILILAMAIPILTVMIETIIRLIPG; encoded by the coding sequence ATTGAGATCCTTCAAATAACAGGTGTAGCACTGATCGCGACTTTCCTGGCCCTCATTGTTAAGGAACAAAAGCCAAACTTTGCTTTCTTGCTCATCGTGTTCACGGGTTCAGCAATCTTCTTATTTCTGGTAGACCAAATATATCAGATCATTTCTATGATCCAGAAGCTGGCGGCAAATGCCAAGGTAAATCTCGTCTATGTAGAAACGATCCTGAAGATCATTGGAATTGCCTATATAGCCGAATTCGCTGCACAGATCACAAAGGATGCAGGGCAGGGGGCTATTGCTTCCAAAATTGAATTAGGCGGTAAAATTCTTATTCTCGCCATGGCCATTCCGATTCTCACTGTCATGATCGAAACAATCATTCGCTTGATTCCAGGCTGA